In a single window of the Elaeis guineensis isolate ETL-2024a chromosome 6, EG11, whole genome shotgun sequence genome:
- the LOC105032750 gene encoding uncharacterized protein isoform X1 — MAGGNIVAICQYGGEFVSNSDGSMSYTGGEAHAMEIGQGTLFDEFKSELTSMFNIDISGMSIKYFLPNNKRILITVSSDKDLQRMVDFSADASTAEVYILNKVDNSFCRSRSNVADSGTSIVATATAVRGGRRKRLTSGARATRARMRAADSGNPNAATNAAADNANNVRQKRPNVAEDADNCASRTIAANLGMPVVAIAAAPDNIGQQGTTTVDEVDERATRSVLVEPSNLLIPSVATPEDVRPLNLNSLWDNVITGVGQEFDNVKDFRAQLCKYAISKGFVYKFIKNESTRVTVKCNEQNCAWRLHASESSYKQKFVIKKMNNVHTCGGGNGKDGQRRATRQWLTSILKEKLQETPQCKPKELVRELYEDYGVTLTYSQVWRGREVAQKELYDTLKETYSQLPWFCERILETNPGSVAILSTSLDSKFRRFFVSFHASLHGFEHGCRPLLFLDRIPLKANNQFKLLAAASVDGDDAIFPVAFAVVEDENYDSWIWFLGQLKYAVTTSRTITFVSNRQKGLDEAVPQVFEDSHHSYCLHHLVEDFKGELRKGLWPQQVKDAMVEDFTRAAQACTIEDFNASIESIRNVSSQAADWVIASKPENWSDAIFSGSRYDHFSSNIVDSFNNWIPAKKESSVVQMVDAIQGKLMELVEARRESSNAWESTLTPSMEQKLQKEVSKARKLNVLCSSDTVFEVRGNTIYVVNIGSWECTCRRWQNSGLPCMHAIAVFDRVGRSVYDYCSRYFRTECYHLTYSASIHPIPDVGGIDFNSGANSYPPATRRPPGRPKRKRFNPDKTNTVLRHCSRCKVAGHNKATCEAVL; from the exons ATGGCAGGGGGGAATATTGTGGCCATTTGCCAGTATGGTGGTGAATTTGTCTCAAATAGTGATGGGTCTATGTCCTATACTGGTGGAGAAGCTCATGCAATGGAAATTGGTCAAGGCACGCTGTTTGATGAGTTTAAGTCAGAACTAACCAGTATGTTTAATATTGACATCAGTGGCATGTCTATCAAGTACTTTCTTCCAAACAACAAAAGGATACTCATCACGGTATCTAGTGACAAGGATTTACAACGAATGGTTGATTTCAGTGCTGATGCTTCAACAGCAGAGGTTTATATCTTAAATAAGGTCGATAACAG CTTTTGCAGGTCTAGGAGCAACGTAGCTGATTCAGGAACATCTATTGTTGCCACAGCTACTGCTGTTCGTGGTGGTAGACGGAAGAGGTTAACTTCTGGTGCCAG GGCAACTAGAGCAAGGATGCGTGCGGCTGATTCAGGTAACCCCAATGCTGCCACCAATGCCGCAGCAGACAATGCCAATAATGTGAGACAGAAGAGGCCAAATGTTGCTGAAGATGCTGACAATTG TGCATCTAGGACCATAGCAGCTAACTTGGGCATGCCTGTTGTTGCCATTGCTGCCGCTCCAGACAACATTGGACAGCAGGGGACAACCACTGTTGATGAAGTTGATGAGAG GGCAACTAGGAGTGTTTTGGTTGAGCCAAGTAACCTACTTATTCCCTCTGTAGCCACTCCTGAAGATGTTAGACCGCTTAATTTAAACTCTCTCTGGGACAATGTTATCACTGGTGTGGGGCAGGAATTTGATAATGTCAAGGACTTCCGTGCTCAATTATGCAAGTATGCCATCAGTAAAGGTTTTGTTTAcaaatttatcaaaaatgaaaGTACACGTGTGACCGTAAAGTGCAATGAGCAGAATTGTGCATGGCGGCTGCATGCATCTGAGTCATCTTACAAGCAGAAATTTGTGATTAAGAAGATGAATAATGTGCATACATGTGGAGGAGGAAATGGCAAAGATGGTCAGCGGCGAGCAACAAGGCAATGGCTGACAAGTATTCTTAAGGAGAAATTACAGGAAACTCCACAGTGTAAGCCCAAAGAACTCGTAAGAGAACTCTATGAAGATTATGGAGTGACTTTAACATACTCACAGGTATGGCGAGGAAGGGAAGTTGCCCAAAAAGAGCTATACGATACTCTCAAGGAGACATATAGTCAGTTGCCTTGGTTCTGTGAAAGAATACTAGAAACTAACCCGGGTAGCGTTGCCATTTTATCCacatcacttgattcaaaattccGTCGCTTTTTTGTGTCATTTCATGCTTCTCTCCATGGTTTTGAGCATGGTTGTCGCCCTCTCCTTTTTCTTGATAGGATTCCGTTAAAGGCAAATAATCAATTTAAGTTGTTAGCTGCTGCTTCAGTTGATGGAGATGATGCTATCTTTCCAGTTGCCTTTGCTGTAGTAGAGGATGAGAATTATGATAGCTGGATTTGGTTCTTAGGGCAGTTGAAATATGCTGTCACAACCTCTCGTACCATTACCTTTGTGTCCAATAGGCAAAAGGGCTTGGATGAAGCTGTGCCTCAGGTGTTTGAGGATAGTCACCACAGCTACTGTCTGCATCACCTCGTAGAAGATTTTAAAGGAGAGTTGAGGAAGGGGTTATGGCCACAACAGGTCAAAGATGCCATGGTTGAAGATTTTACTCGTGCTGCTCAGGCCTGCACAATTGAAGATTTTAATGCCTCCATTGAAAGCATAAGGAATGTGTCAAGTCAAGCTGCAGATTGGGTGATCGCTAGTAAGCCTGAAAATTGGTCAGATGCCATTTTTAGCGGTTCAAGATATGACCATTTCTCATCGAACATTGTTGACTCATTTAATAACTGGATACCAGCAAAAAAGGAGTCATCAGTAGTGCAGATGGTTGATGCAATACAGGGAAAGCTAATGGAGTTGGTAGAAGCAAGGCGTGAGTCTTCTAATGCTTGGGAGAGCACTCTAACACCATCCATGGAGCAGAAGTTGCAAAAAGAAGTGTCAAAGGCCCGTAAGCTTAATGTGCTATGTTCTTCTGATACTGTGTTTGAGGTACGTGGCAATACAATTTATGTTGTCAACATTGGAAGTTGGGAATGCACTTGTCGACGGTGGCAGAATTCTGGTCTACCATGCATGCATGCTATTGCAGTCTTTGATCGTGTCGGTAGATCTGTTTATGATTattgttcaagatatttcaggacCGAATGTTATCATTTAACATATTCAGCATCGATCCATCCGATACCTGATGTAGGGGGCATAGACTTCAATTCTGGTGCGAATTCATATCCTCCTGCCACTCGCCGTCCGCCAGGGCGACCAAAGAGAAAGCGATTTAATCCTGATAAGACAAATACAGTGTTACGGCACTGCAGCAGGTGCAAAGTTGCAGGGCACAACAAGGCAACTTGTGAAGCTGTTCTGTAG
- the LOC105032750 gene encoding uncharacterized protein isoform X2 translates to MAGGNIVAICQYGGEFVSNSDGSMSYTGGEAHAMEIGQGTLFDEFKSELTSMFNIDISGMSIKYFLPNNKRILITVSSDKDLQRMVDFSADASTAEVYILNKVDNRSRSNVADSGTSIVATATAVRGGRRKRLTSGARATRARMRAADSGNPNAATNAAADNANNVRQKRPNVAEDADNCASRTIAANLGMPVVAIAAAPDNIGQQGTTTVDEVDERATRSVLVEPSNLLIPSVATPEDVRPLNLNSLWDNVITGVGQEFDNVKDFRAQLCKYAISKGFVYKFIKNESTRVTVKCNEQNCAWRLHASESSYKQKFVIKKMNNVHTCGGGNGKDGQRRATRQWLTSILKEKLQETPQCKPKELVRELYEDYGVTLTYSQVWRGREVAQKELYDTLKETYSQLPWFCERILETNPGSVAILSTSLDSKFRRFFVSFHASLHGFEHGCRPLLFLDRIPLKANNQFKLLAAASVDGDDAIFPVAFAVVEDENYDSWIWFLGQLKYAVTTSRTITFVSNRQKGLDEAVPQVFEDSHHSYCLHHLVEDFKGELRKGLWPQQVKDAMVEDFTRAAQACTIEDFNASIESIRNVSSQAADWVIASKPENWSDAIFSGSRYDHFSSNIVDSFNNWIPAKKESSVVQMVDAIQGKLMELVEARRESSNAWESTLTPSMEQKLQKEVSKARKLNVLCSSDTVFEVRGNTIYVVNIGSWECTCRRWQNSGLPCMHAIAVFDRVGRSVYDYCSRYFRTECYHLTYSASIHPIPDVGGIDFNSGANSYPPATRRPPGRPKRKRFNPDKTNTVLRHCSRCKVAGHNKATCEAVL, encoded by the exons ATGGCAGGGGGGAATATTGTGGCCATTTGCCAGTATGGTGGTGAATTTGTCTCAAATAGTGATGGGTCTATGTCCTATACTGGTGGAGAAGCTCATGCAATGGAAATTGGTCAAGGCACGCTGTTTGATGAGTTTAAGTCAGAACTAACCAGTATGTTTAATATTGACATCAGTGGCATGTCTATCAAGTACTTTCTTCCAAACAACAAAAGGATACTCATCACGGTATCTAGTGACAAGGATTTACAACGAATGGTTGATTTCAGTGCTGATGCTTCAACAGCAGAGGTTTATATCTTAAATAAGGTCGATAACAG GTCTAGGAGCAACGTAGCTGATTCAGGAACATCTATTGTTGCCACAGCTACTGCTGTTCGTGGTGGTAGACGGAAGAGGTTAACTTCTGGTGCCAG GGCAACTAGAGCAAGGATGCGTGCGGCTGATTCAGGTAACCCCAATGCTGCCACCAATGCCGCAGCAGACAATGCCAATAATGTGAGACAGAAGAGGCCAAATGTTGCTGAAGATGCTGACAATTG TGCATCTAGGACCATAGCAGCTAACTTGGGCATGCCTGTTGTTGCCATTGCTGCCGCTCCAGACAACATTGGACAGCAGGGGACAACCACTGTTGATGAAGTTGATGAGAG GGCAACTAGGAGTGTTTTGGTTGAGCCAAGTAACCTACTTATTCCCTCTGTAGCCACTCCTGAAGATGTTAGACCGCTTAATTTAAACTCTCTCTGGGACAATGTTATCACTGGTGTGGGGCAGGAATTTGATAATGTCAAGGACTTCCGTGCTCAATTATGCAAGTATGCCATCAGTAAAGGTTTTGTTTAcaaatttatcaaaaatgaaaGTACACGTGTGACCGTAAAGTGCAATGAGCAGAATTGTGCATGGCGGCTGCATGCATCTGAGTCATCTTACAAGCAGAAATTTGTGATTAAGAAGATGAATAATGTGCATACATGTGGAGGAGGAAATGGCAAAGATGGTCAGCGGCGAGCAACAAGGCAATGGCTGACAAGTATTCTTAAGGAGAAATTACAGGAAACTCCACAGTGTAAGCCCAAAGAACTCGTAAGAGAACTCTATGAAGATTATGGAGTGACTTTAACATACTCACAGGTATGGCGAGGAAGGGAAGTTGCCCAAAAAGAGCTATACGATACTCTCAAGGAGACATATAGTCAGTTGCCTTGGTTCTGTGAAAGAATACTAGAAACTAACCCGGGTAGCGTTGCCATTTTATCCacatcacttgattcaaaattccGTCGCTTTTTTGTGTCATTTCATGCTTCTCTCCATGGTTTTGAGCATGGTTGTCGCCCTCTCCTTTTTCTTGATAGGATTCCGTTAAAGGCAAATAATCAATTTAAGTTGTTAGCTGCTGCTTCAGTTGATGGAGATGATGCTATCTTTCCAGTTGCCTTTGCTGTAGTAGAGGATGAGAATTATGATAGCTGGATTTGGTTCTTAGGGCAGTTGAAATATGCTGTCACAACCTCTCGTACCATTACCTTTGTGTCCAATAGGCAAAAGGGCTTGGATGAAGCTGTGCCTCAGGTGTTTGAGGATAGTCACCACAGCTACTGTCTGCATCACCTCGTAGAAGATTTTAAAGGAGAGTTGAGGAAGGGGTTATGGCCACAACAGGTCAAAGATGCCATGGTTGAAGATTTTACTCGTGCTGCTCAGGCCTGCACAATTGAAGATTTTAATGCCTCCATTGAAAGCATAAGGAATGTGTCAAGTCAAGCTGCAGATTGGGTGATCGCTAGTAAGCCTGAAAATTGGTCAGATGCCATTTTTAGCGGTTCAAGATATGACCATTTCTCATCGAACATTGTTGACTCATTTAATAACTGGATACCAGCAAAAAAGGAGTCATCAGTAGTGCAGATGGTTGATGCAATACAGGGAAAGCTAATGGAGTTGGTAGAAGCAAGGCGTGAGTCTTCTAATGCTTGGGAGAGCACTCTAACACCATCCATGGAGCAGAAGTTGCAAAAAGAAGTGTCAAAGGCCCGTAAGCTTAATGTGCTATGTTCTTCTGATACTGTGTTTGAGGTACGTGGCAATACAATTTATGTTGTCAACATTGGAAGTTGGGAATGCACTTGTCGACGGTGGCAGAATTCTGGTCTACCATGCATGCATGCTATTGCAGTCTTTGATCGTGTCGGTAGATCTGTTTATGATTattgttcaagatatttcaggacCGAATGTTATCATTTAACATATTCAGCATCGATCCATCCGATACCTGATGTAGGGGGCATAGACTTCAATTCTGGTGCGAATTCATATCCTCCTGCCACTCGCCGTCCGCCAGGGCGACCAAAGAGAAAGCGATTTAATCCTGATAAGACAAATACAGTGTTACGGCACTGCAGCAGGTGCAAAGTTGCAGGGCACAACAAGGCAACTTGTGAAGCTGTTCTGTAG
- the LOC105032750 gene encoding uncharacterized protein isoform X3 — protein MRAADSGNPNAATNAAADNANNVRQKRPNVAEDADNCASRTIAANLGMPVVAIAAAPDNIGQQGTTTVDEVDERATRSVLVEPSNLLIPSVATPEDVRPLNLNSLWDNVITGVGQEFDNVKDFRAQLCKYAISKGFVYKFIKNESTRVTVKCNEQNCAWRLHASESSYKQKFVIKKMNNVHTCGGGNGKDGQRRATRQWLTSILKEKLQETPQCKPKELVRELYEDYGVTLTYSQVWRGREVAQKELYDTLKETYSQLPWFCERILETNPGSVAILSTSLDSKFRRFFVSFHASLHGFEHGCRPLLFLDRIPLKANNQFKLLAAASVDGDDAIFPVAFAVVEDENYDSWIWFLGQLKYAVTTSRTITFVSNRQKGLDEAVPQVFEDSHHSYCLHHLVEDFKGELRKGLWPQQVKDAMVEDFTRAAQACTIEDFNASIESIRNVSSQAADWVIASKPENWSDAIFSGSRYDHFSSNIVDSFNNWIPAKKESSVVQMVDAIQGKLMELVEARRESSNAWESTLTPSMEQKLQKEVSKARKLNVLCSSDTVFEVRGNTIYVVNIGSWECTCRRWQNSGLPCMHAIAVFDRVGRSVYDYCSRYFRTECYHLTYSASIHPIPDVGGIDFNSGANSYPPATRRPPGRPKRKRFNPDKTNTVLRHCSRCKVAGHNKATCEAVL, from the exons ATGCGTGCGGCTGATTCAGGTAACCCCAATGCTGCCACCAATGCCGCAGCAGACAATGCCAATAATGTGAGACAGAAGAGGCCAAATGTTGCTGAAGATGCTGACAATTG TGCATCTAGGACCATAGCAGCTAACTTGGGCATGCCTGTTGTTGCCATTGCTGCCGCTCCAGACAACATTGGACAGCAGGGGACAACCACTGTTGATGAAGTTGATGAGAG GGCAACTAGGAGTGTTTTGGTTGAGCCAAGTAACCTACTTATTCCCTCTGTAGCCACTCCTGAAGATGTTAGACCGCTTAATTTAAACTCTCTCTGGGACAATGTTATCACTGGTGTGGGGCAGGAATTTGATAATGTCAAGGACTTCCGTGCTCAATTATGCAAGTATGCCATCAGTAAAGGTTTTGTTTAcaaatttatcaaaaatgaaaGTACACGTGTGACCGTAAAGTGCAATGAGCAGAATTGTGCATGGCGGCTGCATGCATCTGAGTCATCTTACAAGCAGAAATTTGTGATTAAGAAGATGAATAATGTGCATACATGTGGAGGAGGAAATGGCAAAGATGGTCAGCGGCGAGCAACAAGGCAATGGCTGACAAGTATTCTTAAGGAGAAATTACAGGAAACTCCACAGTGTAAGCCCAAAGAACTCGTAAGAGAACTCTATGAAGATTATGGAGTGACTTTAACATACTCACAGGTATGGCGAGGAAGGGAAGTTGCCCAAAAAGAGCTATACGATACTCTCAAGGAGACATATAGTCAGTTGCCTTGGTTCTGTGAAAGAATACTAGAAACTAACCCGGGTAGCGTTGCCATTTTATCCacatcacttgattcaaaattccGTCGCTTTTTTGTGTCATTTCATGCTTCTCTCCATGGTTTTGAGCATGGTTGTCGCCCTCTCCTTTTTCTTGATAGGATTCCGTTAAAGGCAAATAATCAATTTAAGTTGTTAGCTGCTGCTTCAGTTGATGGAGATGATGCTATCTTTCCAGTTGCCTTTGCTGTAGTAGAGGATGAGAATTATGATAGCTGGATTTGGTTCTTAGGGCAGTTGAAATATGCTGTCACAACCTCTCGTACCATTACCTTTGTGTCCAATAGGCAAAAGGGCTTGGATGAAGCTGTGCCTCAGGTGTTTGAGGATAGTCACCACAGCTACTGTCTGCATCACCTCGTAGAAGATTTTAAAGGAGAGTTGAGGAAGGGGTTATGGCCACAACAGGTCAAAGATGCCATGGTTGAAGATTTTACTCGTGCTGCTCAGGCCTGCACAATTGAAGATTTTAATGCCTCCATTGAAAGCATAAGGAATGTGTCAAGTCAAGCTGCAGATTGGGTGATCGCTAGTAAGCCTGAAAATTGGTCAGATGCCATTTTTAGCGGTTCAAGATATGACCATTTCTCATCGAACATTGTTGACTCATTTAATAACTGGATACCAGCAAAAAAGGAGTCATCAGTAGTGCAGATGGTTGATGCAATACAGGGAAAGCTAATGGAGTTGGTAGAAGCAAGGCGTGAGTCTTCTAATGCTTGGGAGAGCACTCTAACACCATCCATGGAGCAGAAGTTGCAAAAAGAAGTGTCAAAGGCCCGTAAGCTTAATGTGCTATGTTCTTCTGATACTGTGTTTGAGGTACGTGGCAATACAATTTATGTTGTCAACATTGGAAGTTGGGAATGCACTTGTCGACGGTGGCAGAATTCTGGTCTACCATGCATGCATGCTATTGCAGTCTTTGATCGTGTCGGTAGATCTGTTTATGATTattgttcaagatatttcaggacCGAATGTTATCATTTAACATATTCAGCATCGATCCATCCGATACCTGATGTAGGGGGCATAGACTTCAATTCTGGTGCGAATTCATATCCTCCTGCCACTCGCCGTCCGCCAGGGCGACCAAAGAGAAAGCGATTTAATCCTGATAAGACAAATACAGTGTTACGGCACTGCAGCAGGTGCAAAGTTGCAGGGCACAACAAGGCAACTTGTGAAGCTGTTCTGTAG